In one window of Fragaria vesca subsp. vesca unplaced genomic scaffold, FraVesHawaii_1.0 scf0513155, whole genome shotgun sequence DNA:
- the LOC101311066 gene encoding E3 ubiquitin-protein ligase XBAT32-like, with product MKFLSVMGNSFGCSASGERLVSAARDGDLQEAKALLECNPRLARYSTFGVRNSPLHYSAAQGHHEIVTLLLESGVDINLRNYRGQTALMQACQHGHWEVVLTLILFKATIHRADYLNGGTALHLAALNGHTRCIRILLADYIPSIPDFWSMLRNALEKEEPITEFDHDVLGQIINRPADGGITALHMAALNGHLETVQLLLDLGASICAVTVEDGATIDLIGAGSTALHYAACGGNTQCCQILISRGANLKAENANGWTPLMVARSWHRDWLEEVLSSEQEGQQSQILQSLPSPYLSLPVMSIVKIARECGWRNNDSLHACEDPCVVCLERQCTVAAEGCDHEFCTSCALYLCSTNCSTTAARGPLGSIACPLCRNGIVSFVKLLKVRPMGKGPAKTSLSLSFCSCSIEEPETTSSITTPLCKPSFRSSRKSSLGYFRSQSFQKFTSIKVAHSLCMGGGGVSNITTCLIPCSARSCSRSGFRRTTSQPEGRRSWLCALNQQAMTSSGG from the exons ATGAAGTTTCTAAGCGTTATGGGGAACTCTTTCGGATGCTCAGCATCAGGGGAGCGGTTGGTTTCAGCTGCAAGAGATGGAGATCTTCAAGAGGCCAAGGCCCTGTTGGAATGTAATCCTCGTCTAGCGAGGTACTCCACTTTTGGTGTTCGTAATTCACCACTCCATTATTCTGCAGCTCAGGGCCACCATGAG ATAGTTACGCTCTTGCTTGAGTCTGGAGTTGATATTAATCTCAGGAATTATCGTGGTCAG ACTGCTTTGATGCAAGCTTGCCAACATGGTCATTGGGAGGTTGTTCTGACCTTGATTCTGTTTAAAGCCACT ATTCACAGAGCAGATTATCTGAATGGGGGTACTGCACTCCACTTGGCTGCTTTAAATGGTCATACTCGGTGCATCAGAATCCTCCTTGCTGATTACATTCCCAGCATTCCGGATTTTTGGAGCATGTTAAGGAATGCattagagaaagaagagcCAATTACAGAGTTTGATCATGA TGTTTTGGGTCAGATAATTAATAGGCCTGCTGATGGAGGAATCACTGCTCTGCATATGGCAGCACTAAATGGTCATCTTGAAACTGTACAACTACTTTTGGATTTGGGGGCTTCTATATGTGCAGTTACTGTGGAAGATGGAGCTACAATTGATTTAATAG GGGCTGGAAGCACAGCCCTACATTATGCTGCATGCGGAGGAAATACCCAGTGTTGTCAA ATTCTGATTTCCAGAGGTGCCAATCTGAAAGCTGAAAATGCAAACGG ATGGACGCCCTTGATGGTGGCTCGTTCATGGCATAGAGATTGGCTTGAGGAAGTCCTTAGTTCAGAGCAAGAAGGCCAGCAGTCACAGATACTTCAAAGTCTTCCTTCACCATACCTATCCCTTCCTGTTATGAGCATTGTGAAGATTGCTAG AGAATGTGGATGGAGGAACAACGATTCTTTACATGCATGCGAAGATCCATGCGTTGTCTGTTTGGAAAGACAGTGCACCGTGGCTGCAGAAG GTTGTGATCATGAGTTCTGCACAAGTTGTGCCTTGTATCTTTGTTCTACAAACTGCAGCACGACTGCAGCTCGTGGTCCCTTGGGATCAATCGCATGTCCTCTATGCCGGAATGGCATAGTTTCATTTGTGAAGCTTCTAAAAGTAAGACCAATGGGGAAGGGTCCGGCAAAAACTAGTTTATCCCTATCATTTTGCAGCTGTTCTATCGAGGAACCAGAGACAACCTCCTCAATAACCACCCCATTATGCAAGCCCAGTTTTCGTTCCTCTCGAAAATCTTCGCTGGGATATTTCCGGTCCCAAAGCTTCCAGAAGTTCACATCGATCAAAGTCGCCCACAGCCTCTGcatgggaggaggaggggttTCAAACATTACTACTTGTTTGATTCCCTGCTCTGCTCGTAGCTGTTCGAGATCAGGCTTCAGAAGAACAACTTCTCAGCCTGAGGGTAGAAGGTCATGGCTTTGTGCACTCAATCAACAAGCAATGACTAGCAGCGGAGGTTGA